The Urbifossiella limnaea nucleotide sequence GACCGCCGAGCTGGCGAACGCCGTACCGCCCGACCCGTTCCTGTCCGGCACCCTGGCCGGCGACGTGTTCCTGAACACCGCCGGGCACTTCGACCCCGCCAACCTGTACGGCGTGGCGCTGCACGAGGTCGGCCACGCCCTCGGGCTCGGGCCGAGCGCCGACCCGCGGTCGGTGATGTACAACCAGTTCTCGGGCAACACCGTCCCCACGGCCAGCGACACGGCCGCGCTGCGGGCGCTCTACGGGGTGCGGGCGCCGGACGCGAACGAGGGGGACAAGGGGAACGCCGAGCCGAAGACCGCCACCCGCATCCACTACCCCCAGTCGCCGACGGGTGCCGAAATCTTCTCCGCCCCGCTCGTCGGGTACGGCGACGTCACCACCCGCCAGGACGTGGACACCTTCTACCTGTCGCCCCCGGGCGGGTACACGGGGCCGATGACCGTCCGCGTCCAGACTGCCGGCGTCAGCTTCCTGGCCGCCCGGCTGAGCATCGTCGACCTGAACAACCGCGTTCTCGCGCAGGCCGTCGGGGGCGGGTCGGCCGGCGGTGTGCTGAGTCTGACGCTCCCGTCCGTGAACCCGTCCGCGAAGTACTACGTCCGAGTCGAGGCTGCGCCGGGCGGGCCGGTCGGCGTCGGCCGGTACGCCGTCGCGGTGACGATGGACCGCCTCCAACTGCCGACCGTCACGCCGCTCGACGCCGTGCTCCGCGGCCCGTACGACACGCTCGACGCTAACGACCTCTACGCCGTGTTCACCGACCCCGACCACGCCTTCTACGACGACGACCTGCACGCCGACGACACGATCGATGTGGCGACGAGTCTCCCGGCCACGCCGGGGTACGCGGCCGACAGCCACTACCGGGTCGTCGCCAGCCTGGCGGACGCGGCCGACAACGACTTCTACCGCGTCCGCGCCCCGGACGTGCGGACGGCGCAGGTGATGACGGCGACGGTGCGGGCGGTCGACCTGAACGCCGTCGCCCCGCGGGTCGAGCTGCTCGACGGCAGCAACCGCGTCATCCCGGCGCGGGTGCTGGTGAACGGGAACGGGACGTTCACCGTCCAGGCGACCGGCGTGCCGCCGCGGAAGGCGAACTACTTCGTGCGGGTGTATGAGGCGGGCGGCGCGTCGGGCAACTACGCCCTCGACGTGAGCTTCGGCACGACCGCGGCGGCAGTGAGCGACTTTGCCGCCGGCACGCTGGCCGGGGCCGGCGCCGCGAGCGGGTTCAACGTGTACGTCGGCCAGACGCAGCTGTTCGGCCTGACCCTGACTGCGACCGGCGCCGCCGCCGCGGTGCGCGTGCAAATCCGCAGCGCCGCCGACCCGACGGGGCCGGCGCTGTTCGACCTGACGGCCGCGGCCGGCGACACCGTCTCCGGCCCGGCACTGGTGCTACCGCCGGGCGCCTACGTGGTGACGTTCACGGCCTCGGCGGACGCGACCGGGCCGCTCGGGTTCGTCCTCTCGGGTTCGACGCTGACCGACCCGGTCGGCCCGGTAGCAGGGGATACGACGCTGACACCCCAGTACCTGGCGCCGACCTCGCCGACCGCGAGCACCCAGCCGTCGATCGACACACAGGCCGTGTACCAGTTCCTGTACCCCACGGGGCGGCTTGGCTACGACCCCTATCTTTGGGTTTTCTCGTTCTGATTGTTGGGAGTCATGTTTCGCGACGACAAGTTGTGGGCAGATGCCGGCGAGTTCGCGGGTGACGCGCGAGCTGCGGTTCAGGGTCACGGCGCCGTACTTCATCGCTCCGAACACCGGCTTCCCGTCTACGAACGCCGCCGCGATGAACAACCGGTAGCCCTATCGGCAATCGACGTGGACGGAGACGACATGTGGGTGGCGGAGGTTGGCGGCAGTCTTCGACTCACGGATGGACTGCATGATTTGTGCTGGATTGTTGAACACCTTGGGGTTGGGCACCTTGAACGCCACTCCTGGTAGAGTTCCGGGTTGTATGCCCGGAACGCGGTTCCGAACGCCCCGGCCCCACGCATTCCACTGACAGCGAATCGCCCGACACCCTCCACCTTCTCGGCGATGGCGGCGGTGGGTGTGAACGCCCCCTCAGATGTACGGCTAGTCGGCTGACGCTTTCGAGTTGCGGACAGCCCACCGATCAGCTCCACTGGGGCGATCGGGAGGACTCCGCCATGAAGAAGTACGTCGTGACCCTGACCGCCGAAGAGCGGGTCGAGTTGACCGGGTTGCTGGCGGCCGGGAGGACGGCCGCCCAGAAGGTGGCCCACGCCCGCATCCTGCTCAAGGCCGACACCGCCGACGGCCGGCCGGGGTGGACGGACGACCGGATCGCCGAGGCCGTGGAGGTCAGCACCGACACCGTCGGGCGGGTCCGCCAGCGGTTCGTCGAGTCGGGGGTGGCCGCCGCCCTGACCCGGAAGGCCCAGGCCAAGCCGAGTCGGGAGCGGGTGCTGGACGGGGCGGCCGAGGCCCGACTCATCACCCTCGCCTGCTCCCCGCCCCCGGACGAGCGCACCCGGTGGACCCTGCGGATGCTGGCCGACAAGTTGGTCGAGCTGGAGGTCGTTCCCGCCGTCTCGGCCGAGACGGTCCGGCGGGTGATGAAAAAAACGTGGTGAAGCCGCACCTGAAGGAGCAGTGGTGCCTGCCGGACGGCCCGAGCGGGGAGTTCGTGGCCCGGATGGAGGACGTGATCGAGGTGTACCACCGGCCGGCGGACCCGAAGCGGCCGCTGGTCTGCATCGACGAGTCGTCCAAGCAGTTGGTGAGTGAGGTCCGTGAGCCCCTGCCGACCGCCCCGGGCGCCCCGGCCCGGTACGACTACGAGTACAAGCGGGAGGGGACGGCGAACCTGTTCATGATCTCCGAGCCGCTGGCGGGTTGGCGGCAGGTGACGGTGACGGACCGGCGGACGGCGAAGGACTTCGCCGAGGTGCTGCGGTGGCTGGTGGAGGAGCGGCACCCCGGGGCCGACAAGCTGGTCCTGGTGACGGACAACCTGAACACCCACGACCCGGGGTGCCTGTACGAGGCGTTCGAGCCGGACCGGGCGCGGCGGATCGCCGCGAAGCTGGAGTGGCATTACACCCCGAAGCACGGGTCGTGGCTGAACGTGGCGGAGTGCGAGTTGGCCGCCCTGTCGGGTCAGTGCCTGGACCGCCGGATCGGGTCGGCGGGCGCGGCTGAGCCAGGTGGTGACGGCGTGGGTGAAGGAGCGGAACGAGCGGAAGGTCGGAGTGAACTGGCGCTTCACGACGGCCGACGCCCGGGTCAAACTCCGCCGGCTCTACCCCGCACCTCAAAAGTGCTGACCGACTAGCGGCTTTGAACCGGGACCCGCACGCCGGGCACCCGACCGCCCTGCTGACTGCCGCGTCTGGAATTGTCGATCGGCGGGCACGCGCCGGGTTGGGTAGGCGACCGGTGCGAGCATGTCGCGGTCTCAGAGCGTGAGGAGAACCTAGCAAACTCCAGAACGAGACACCCCCAGTGGCGTGCCTCGCTGGGACCTGATTCCGGTCAGTGGTAAGACGTTTGGCGTCCCGAAGCGAGGCGGACCACTGCAGCGCTCGGCGTCGACGGGCTCGCCGTGGTAAGAATTAACCACCACCAAGTGGCAGTCCAGCACGGAACGACCGTCGAGTGGGTCAGAAAGACCCTCTTGATTTACGGTCGGGCACTTCTTGCCCGTTCGGGCAATTAGCACGTCCAGAGACTCCCGCCAGACAGCCGCCGGCCGGTGCCGCCGAATGTCGCTGTGGGCCACACCCCGTCCGGAGGTGCCGACGTGATGACGGCCGCTCCCGTTCGCCCCTTCGACCGCACGCCACCCGCCGAAATGACCCCAGCCGAGCGGGCCACCGCCGTCGCCGCACTCCACGCTACCGGCCTCCTCCGCTACCTCTACCCTGCCGCCTTCCCGCACCCGGACGGCACCACGAATTCGCAGGAATAACCAGCCGAATCGACTTGATGCGTCGCCCCGCGCAAGCGTTACTGTCCACGCCGGTTAACGACCCCGAGACGCCCGAGAGGAGGCCCGCATGCCTGCGACAACCGAGAAGCCGCCGACGTTGGCGAAGGAGCTGGCGGCGCTAATGCGGATGACCGCGGCCAAACTCCGCGACAAGTACGCGGCGGTGTTCGGCGAGCCGGCCGCGTCCGGCGACCAGCGGCTTGACGACTTCGTGGGCCAGGCGGGCGGCTATCCAGTCGGTCCGCGCACCGGCGGCCGCAACGGTGGTGTAGCACGGGCGGTACTCGTCGCTCAGCCCGGCGGCCCGGCCCCAACTCGTCACCGTCCGACGGCCGCGGGCCAGGACGGCCCCGACGAGCAGCCACGCCAGCCGGGGAGCCGATCGTGGGTCGAGGACGGACGCGAGGCGGGAAAACGGGTGGCACGACGGGGGGAGGGGATGCGAAGATGGCATGGCCGGTTCCGTCCGGGGCGAGGGTCGTGTGGTACCGCCATCGTCCCGGACGGGCCGGCCGTCGTCTACCCGCCCAGGGTCAGCCGCTCAAGTACAGGAAGTTGCGGAAAGCACAGACCTGACCGATCCAGCCCCCTGAGAGAATCTTGCCGCATTTCGAGATTTCTGTCGGCAAAGCGGACCCGGCGGCATTTTACTGTACATCGACAGCCCGCGCCGCGGTCGGACGCCATGGACCCACTGGAACACATCCTCCGTCGATTTCTGGCTGACGAGCCCTACCGGCGGTTGAGCGACGACGACTTGTGGGTCCGGTTCCGGGATCACGGGGATGAGGGTGCATTTCGAGTGCTACTGCAGCGGGTCGGTGGGCGGATCTACGCTCGGTGCCGCGCCGTCCTGGGTGACGATCACCTGGCCGAGGAAGCCGTTCAGGAGACGTTGCTCGCCCTGATCCGTCACCGCGGCCGCCTGCCGACCTACGGGGCCGCCGTCGCCTGGCTGTACCAGACGGCGACCAACACTGCTCGGCAGGTCAACCGTCATCGGTGGAGGCTGACTCGGCGCGAACAGCGGAAAGCGGAGGAGTGCCCACCGGAAAGCACTCCCGCCCCGGACCTCGACGCGGATGCCCGGCATGCAACACTGACGGCGGCCCTGCTCCGATTGCCGACCGCCCAGCGGCGATCCCTGGAGTTGGTCTACCAGGAGGGGATGACGCACGCCGAGGCGGCCGCTGCATTGGGCTGGTCCCGCGGCTCGGTCAGTACGTGTGTCCAGCGCGGACTGGGGCGGTTGCGGCAATTGCTCGGTCGAGAAGACATACTCGCAGTCGGAGGAGTGGCGGTTCTGGAAGCCGCCCTCTCCGCCCGCTCAGCGGGGCTCGATCCACCCCGAGCCGCTGCCCTCGCTGACATCACCTGGGCCCGGGCGGAGGCGGGCGTCCCGCTGACCGGGGGGTGGTGGATGCCGCGAGGGATCCCGTCGGCGATCGGCCTGGTCGTTTGCGCCGGAGGCGTGGCGGCAACCGGTGCGGTGCAGGGTTGGTGGACGGCCACACGGAGCCCCCAGCCACTCGCGCCGACCCCGGCCGTCGCCGCGGCCGTCGAGCCGGAAAACCTGCAGGTGAAAAACCTGCGGATCACGCGGGAAGAGATCGCCCCGCAGGTCCGGGACATCTTCCAGCGATTCTACCCCAAGGAGAACTTGGTCCGTGTCGAGAGCGTCCGTGCGTTCGGGTCGGAGGTCGAAGTCGAGCTGCGGGTGACGCCACCGCCCCCGGCGATCACCCAGCTCGCCGCCGTGTCGCGCGGCCGCTACTGTGTGTTTCGGCGCAAGCTTCGGGTTGACTCGCAGCCGACTGGGGATACCCGCTGGTACTGGATGAACCCGGAAAAGCCCGTCGCCATCAAACTCCCGGCTTTGTCCGGGCCGGGGCGGGAGGTCGTGATTGGGCGGGACGAGTTCGCGGCCACGGAACGGCTGTTCGACCGACTCCCGAAGGACGAACGAGCCGAGGCCGCGCTACTCCGACTGCTCTTCGGCCCGCCGGGTAGTGAGTTGCTGCTTCCGGCCAGGAGTCTGGGAGCCTCGGGATTCTCCGGCAGGGTGATCCTGGCGGCGGAGTGCGGCGGGTTGTACGTCCGGGACGACACCGACTCGTGGCGATACACCGGGGAATGTCCCGGCGTCTCGCCGGTGGTGGCGGACGGGCGCGCCTTCTGCCACGTGAATGGCGGGATCTGGTCTCGACTGCTCGCCGAGCCGACGGCCCCGTGGGTGAAGTGGTGCGACGAGCCGCCACTCGAACCGGGCGACCAGGACCGTCGCGACTTGTTCATCGCTGGCGGGCGGTTGTGTATGGCCATGAAACCGCACGCCCTAAACTCCCGGCCGCTGTCCGACCCGGCAGTCGGCTGGGTGCGGACCACACACCCGGTCCAACATGGGGGCTTCGCGGTCGTGGGTGACTTTTTGTTCGGGAACGACGGCGAGCGCCTGTTCAAGCGACCCGCGAGCCAGCTCGATGCGGCCTGGGTTCCGGTCGGCCCGTGGCCGCCCGGGTACGACCGATTGGTCGCGGACGGAGACCGCCTGCTAGCGTTCGGCCGGGACCCGGGGCCGATCTACGCCCGCCCGGCCGCAGCCCTCGCGGACGTGCCCTGGACGGAAGCCGGCCGCGTCCACGACCCGTACAAGCAGTGACTCGCCCGCACCGCGTCCCTGCTCGAAGTGTTGCAGTCTCGTAAGTTCCTCCGCCGGAGTCGCCCGATGCTTCGCAAGTGGTTCGCCCGCCTGCCCGGTCTCTACCAGATCCCGTCCCGCCGCGACCGCCGCTCGGCACGGGCCACGCCGCCCAGCCGACCGCGATTGCGAGTCGACCCGCTGGAGGACCGGACCGTGCCGGCGACGGTGACGTGGGACGGCGGCGGCGGCAACTTCGACTGGAACACGGCCGCGAACTGGAGTGCGGACGTGCTGCCCGGGGCGAGTGACGATGTAGTGATCGACCTCGGGAGCAATAACTTCGCGGTCACGCATTCGGCAGGCGACACCGCAATTCAAAGCCTGAGGAACTTGGCATCCCTCAGACTTGTCGGCGGTACGCTCGACATCGCCGCTGCCTCGTCTGTTGCCAAGGACCTATTCCTCACCTCAACTCTTTCTGGCAGCGGAAACTTGAGCATCGGAGGCGAGTTCGCGTGGTCGGGCGGGGCCATGACGGGCGCGGGCACGACGACGGTGCTGGCGGGCGGGACGTTGACCGGCACCGGCGGCCACCTCCGGCTGTCGGGCCGCACGCTGGCCAACGCCGGCACCGGCAGCTGGAACTCGCAGCGGTTCATTCTCAGCAACGGCGCGGCGGTCGTTAACTCCGGGTCGTTCGCCATCGGCAGCCTCGACATGTACGGCGAGGCCGGCGGCGGCAGCTTCACCAATACGACGACCGGTTCGATCACCAAGACGGCCAACGCGAGCACCGCCTACATCTATGACGGCGTCGGGTTTTCCAACGCTGGCTCGGTGCAGGTCGGCAACGGAACCCTGTGGATCGACACCCCGGGAACCAGCAGCGGGTCGTTCGATGGCGCGGTGAACACGACGTTGGTGCTCTACCAGCAGAACCTGACGGCGACGTCACGCGTCTCCAGCGCCGGGACGGTCGGGCTGACCGGCACGACGGTGGCGGGCAGTTACGCGGTGACCGGCGCGACCGACACCGGGGCGGTTGACTTCACCGGCACGGTCTCCAGCGTCGGCAAGCTGACCGTCTCCGGCACGACCGATTTCCACGGCATCGCCGTCAGCCCGAGCGACCTGTATTTGACGGGCACCCTGCAGAGCAACGCCCCGATCACTGTTGCCGGGACGTTCGCGTGGTCGGGCGGGGCCATGACGGGCGCGGGCACGACGACGGTGCTGGCGGGCGGGACGTTGACCGGCACCGGCGGCCACCTCCGGCTGTCGGGCCGCACGCTGGCCAACGCCGGCACCGGCAGCTGGAACTCGCAGCGGTTCATTCTCAGCAACGGCGCGGCGGTCGTTAACTCCGGGTCGTTCGCCATCGGCAGCCTCGACATGTACGGCGAGGCCGGCGGCGGCAGCTTCACCAATACGACGACCGGTTCGATCACCAAGACGGCCAACGCGAGCACCGCCTACATCTATGACGGCGTCGGGTTTTCCAACGCTGGCTCGGTGCAGGTCGGCAACGGAACCCTGTGGATCGACACCCCGGGAACCAGCAGCGGGTCGTTCGATGGCGCGGTGAACACGACGTTGGTGCTCTACCAGCAGAACCTGACGGCGACGTCACGCGTCTCCAGCGCCGGGACGGTCGGGCTGACCGGCACGACGGTGGCGGGCAGTTACGCGGTGACCGGCGCGACCGACACCGGGGCGGTTGACTTCACCGGCACGGTCTCCAGCGTCGGCAAGCTGACCGTCTCCGGCACGACCGATTTCCACGGCATCGCCGTCAGCCCGAGCGACCTGTATTTGACGGGCACCCTGCAGAGCAACGCCCCGATCACTGTTGCCGGGACGTTCGCGTGGTCGGGCGGGGCCATGACGGGCGCGGGCACGACGACGGTGCTGGCGGGCGGGACGTTGACCGGCACCGGCGGCCACCTCCGGCTGTCGGGCCGCACGCTGGCCAACGCCGGCACCGGCAGCTGGAACTCGCAGCGGTTCATTCTCAGCAACGGCGCGGCGGTCGTTAACTCCGGGTCGTTCGCCATCGGCAGCCTCGACATGTACGGCGAGGCCGGCGGCGGCAGCTTCACCAATACGACGACCGGTTCGATCACCAAGACGGCCAACGCGAGCACCGCCTACATCTATGACGGCGTCGGGTTTTCCAACGCTGGCTCGGTGCAGGTCGGCAACGGAACCCTGTGGATCGACACCCCGGGAACCAGCAGCGGGTCGTTCGATGGCGCGGTGAACACGACGTTGGTGCTCTACCAGCAGAACCTGACGGCGACGTCACGCGTCTCCAGCGCCGGGACGGTCGGGCTGACCGGCACGACGGTGGCGGGCAGTTACGCGGTGAC carries:
- a CDS encoding matrixin family metalloprotease, coding for MTDTRSRFRPRLDALEGREVPAQFGVAWGDPTHLTLSFVPDGTPAEGTPSTLFATLDAAVGRAAWQGAVLRAVQTWSELGNLNVGLVADAGQPFGTPGETQGDARFGDIRVGAVPMTAELANAVPPDPFLSGTLAGDVFLNTAGHFDPANLYGVALHEVGHALGLGPSADPRSVMYNQFSGNTVPTASDTAALRALYGVRAPDANEGDKGNAEPKTATRIHYPQSPTGAEIFSAPLVGYGDVTTRQDVDTFYLSPPGGYTGPMTVRVQTAGVSFLAARLSIVDLNNRVLAQAVGGGSAGGVLSLTLPSVNPSAKYYVRVEAAPGGPVGVGRYAVAVTMDRLQLPTVTPLDAVLRGPYDTLDANDLYAVFTDPDHAFYDDDLHADDTIDVATSLPATPGYAADSHYRVVASLADAADNDFYRVRAPDVRTAQVMTATVRAVDLNAVAPRVELLDGSNRVIPARVLVNGNGTFTVQATGVPPRKANYFVRVYEAGGASGNYALDVSFGTTAAAVSDFAAGTLAGAGAASGFNVYVGQTQLFGLTLTATGAAAAVRVQIRSAADPTGPALFDLTAAAGDTVSGPALVLPPGAYVVTFTASADATGPLGFVLSGSTLTDPVGPVAGDTTLTPQYLAPTSPTASTQPSIDTQAVYQFLYPTGRLGYDPYLWVFSF
- a CDS encoding RNA polymerase sigma factor, coding for MDPLEHILRRFLADEPYRRLSDDDLWVRFRDHGDEGAFRVLLQRVGGRIYARCRAVLGDDHLAEEAVQETLLALIRHRGRLPTYGAAVAWLYQTATNTARQVNRHRWRLTRREQRKAEECPPESTPAPDLDADARHATLTAALLRLPTAQRRSLELVYQEGMTHAEAAAALGWSRGSVSTCVQRGLGRLRQLLGREDILAVGGVAVLEAALSARSAGLDPPRAAALADITWARAEAGVPLTGGWWMPRGIPSAIGLVVCAGGVAATGAVQGWWTATRSPQPLAPTPAVAAAVEPENLQVKNLRITREEIAPQVRDIFQRFYPKENLVRVESVRAFGSEVEVELRVTPPPPAITQLAAVSRGRYCVFRRKLRVDSQPTGDTRWYWMNPEKPVAIKLPALSGPGREVVIGRDEFAATERLFDRLPKDERAEAALLRLLFGPPGSELLLPARSLGASGFSGRVILAAECGGLYVRDDTDSWRYTGECPGVSPVVADGRAFCHVNGGIWSRLLAEPTAPWVKWCDEPPLEPGDQDRRDLFIAGGRLCMAMKPHALNSRPLSDPAVGWVRTTHPVQHGGFAVVGDFLFGNDGERLFKRPASQLDAAWVPVGPWPPGYDRLVADGDRLLAFGRDPGPIYARPAAALADVPWTEAGRVHDPYKQ